The following coding sequences are from one Pelecanus crispus isolate bPelCri1 chromosome 15, bPelCri1.pri, whole genome shotgun sequence window:
- the RAP1GAP gene encoding LOW QUALITY PROTEIN: rap1 GTPase-activating protein 1 (The sequence of the model RefSeq protein was modified relative to this genomic sequence to represent the inferred CDS: inserted 2 bases in 1 codon), producing MAQQRHAAPPPLKTEEDYIPYPSVHEVLGREGPFPLILLPQFGGYWIEGTNHQLSGAPEPPPTPAPSTRARLEGNHTAKIYRKHFLGKEHFNYYSLDPALGHLVFSLKYDEQEHLHLLLRTRARTLHDVVPISCLAEFPNVVQMAKLVCEDVNVDRFYPVLYPKASRLILAFDEHVLSNHFKFGVIYQKLGQTSEEELFGTTEESPAFTEFLDVLGQRVQLRDFKGFRGGLDVTHGQTGSESVYCHFRDKEIMFHVSTKLPYTEGDAQQLQRKRHIGNDIVAIVFQDENTPFVPDMIASNFLHAFVVVQREPGGTQGTLYKVSVTARDDVPFFGPPLPDPAVFRKGPEFQEFLLTKLINAEYACYKAEKFAKLEERTRAALLETLHEELQARSQAMLGLGPEDERPDNGAAAPGFFESFKSLLVPGSRRGRRGSAIGLGSVEEVGTPXEPPGAPRAPRAPRPLPRPRGPADGGPQALLVPGKSPSRRRPGPLGSRRSSAIGIESIQEAPAGRDGPAAATPEGACSAHSPPGSRPHPDRAEKPEPPDFSRSSSSASSFGSATEEPSEPGRESRSPSGPHRDAFTDTPWPDDPPGTPPGHRAPDPPCPEIKIQLERPPHNSGS from the exons ATGGCCCAGCAGCGCcacgccgccccgcccccgctcAAG ACGGAGGAGGACTACATCCCCTACCCCAGCGTGCACGAG GTGCTGGGCCGGGAGGGGCCGttccccctcatcctcctgCCGCAGTTCGGGGGTTACTGGATCGAGGGCACCAACCACCAGCTGAGCGGGGCACCCGagccgccccccaccccggcaccCAGCACCCGGGCGCGGCTTGAGGGCAACCACACGGCCAAGATCTACCGCAAGCACTTCCTGGGCAAG GAGCACTTCAACTACTACTCCCTGGACCCGGCGCTGGGCCACCTCGTCTTCTCCCTCAAGTACGACGAGCAGGAGCACCTCCACCTGCTGCTGCG CACCCGCGCCCGCACCCTGCACGACGTGGTGCCCATCTCCTGCCTGGCCGAGTTCCCCAACGTGGTGCAGATGGCCAAG CTGGTGTGCGAGGACGTCAACGTGGATCGCTTCTACCCCGTGCTCTACCCCAAG GCGTCCCGCCTCATCCTCGCCTTCGACGAGCATGTGCTCAGCAACCACTTCAAATTTGGGGTCATCTACCAAAAACTGGGGCAG ACCTCCGAGGAGGAGCTTTTCGGCACCACGGAGGAGAGCCCGGCGTTCACCGAATTCCTCGACGTCCTGGGTCAACGGGTGCAGCTGCGGGACTTCAAGGG gttCCGGGGGGGGCTGGACGTCACCCACGGGCAGACGGGCAGCGAGTCGGTGTACTGCCACTTCCGCGACAAGGAGATCATGTTCCACGTCTCCACCAAGCTGCCCTACACCGAGGGGGACGCCCAGCAg CTGCAGCGGAAGCGTCACATCGGCAACGACATCGTGGCCATCGTCTTCCAGGACGAGAACACCCCCTTCGTCCCCGACATGATTGCCTCCAACTTCCTGCACGCCTTCGTGGTGGTGCAGCGGGAGCCTGGCGGCACCCAGGGCACCCTCTACAAG GTCTCCGTCACTGCCCGTGACGACGTGCCCTTCTTTGGCCCGCCGCTGCCCGACCCCGCCGTCTTCAGGAAG GGCCCCGAGTTCCAGGAGTTCCTGCTGACGAAGCTAATCAACGCCGAGTACGCCTGCTACAAGGCCGAGAAGTTCGCCaagctggag GAGCGGACGCGGGCGGCGCTGCTGGAGACGCTGCACGAGGAGCTGCAGGCGCGCAGCCAGGccatgctggggctgggccCCGAGGACGAGCGCCCCGACaacggcgccgccgccccgggcttCTTCGAGTCCTTCAAg TCGCTGCTGGTGCCCGGGAGCCGGCGCGGACGCCGCGGCAGCGCCATCGGGCTGGGCTCGGTGGAGGAGGTGGGtacccc ggagccccccggtgccccccgcgccccccgcgccccccggccgctgccccgcccccggggcccggcTGACGGCGGCCCGCAGGCGCTGCTGGTGCCCGGGAAGAGCCCgtcgcggcggcggcccggcccgctcgGCTCCCGCCGCTCCAGCGCCATCGGCATCGAGAGCATCCAGGAGGCGCCGGCCGGCAG ggacggccccgccgccgccacccccgaGGGCGCCTGCTCCGCACACAGCCCCCCCGGGAGCCGCCCGCACCCCGACAG GGCCGAGAAGCCGGAGCCGCCGGATTTCTCCCGCTCCTCCTCCAGCGCCAGCAGCTTCGGCAGCGCCACGGAGGAGCCCAGCGAGCCGGGCAGG GAGAGCCGCTCGCCCTCGGGGCCCCACCGCGACGCCTTCACCGACACCCCCTGGCCGGAtgacccccccgggacccccccag gCCACCGCGCCCCcgaccccccctgccccgagaTCAAAATCCAGCTGGAGAGGCCCCCCCATAACTCG GGCTCATAG